In one window of Streptomyces griseus subsp. griseus DNA:
- a CDS encoding SCO6880 family protein, which yields MTTQSHTMTPRRTYLIGRARPNAIVGKNRETGEIALIIVGAFLGMMSGLLVPVLSLRIVCLVGFPLLALAIVYVPYKGRTFYKWFEINRSFKRSLRRGTAYRSSAMEAGVSADGREVEVGPPPGIGRISWLAAPFGPDEIAVLLHADRRTVTAAIEIEGPGVGLRDSEDQEALVDRFGTLLKHVANGDGFVTRLQMLARTLPADPDAHAKDVAQRGDKAAPGWLQDSYDQLQSMVSTSSEQHRAYLVACMHYSRELAAEANAIARAARPHGGRRLDRDAGLAIVMARELTDICARLAEADIRVRQPLGQSRLASLVHSMYDPDHPIDHIQAMTKRNAWPAELDAVEPTFLQAKTRESTTRAPWCHATAWVKEWPMTPVGVNFLAPLLVHTPDVIRTVAVCMDLEPTEVAIERMLTEKTNDDAEASRQAKMNRTVDPRDIAAHGRLDQRGEDLASGAAGVNLVGYITVSSRSPEALARDKRTIRASAGKSYLKLEWCDREHHRAFVNTLPFATGIRR from the coding sequence TTGACGACTCAGTCCCACACGATGACGCCCCGCCGTACGTATCTCATCGGCCGCGCCCGGCCGAACGCGATCGTCGGCAAGAACCGCGAGACCGGCGAGATCGCCCTGATCATCGTCGGCGCGTTCCTCGGCATGATGAGCGGACTCCTCGTCCCCGTCCTCTCCCTCCGCATCGTCTGCCTGGTGGGCTTCCCGCTCCTCGCCCTCGCCATCGTCTACGTCCCGTACAAGGGCCGCACGTTCTACAAGTGGTTCGAGATCAACCGCAGCTTCAAGCGCTCCCTGCGCCGCGGCACCGCCTACCGCTCCAGTGCCATGGAGGCCGGCGTCAGCGCCGACGGCCGCGAGGTCGAGGTCGGCCCGCCCCCCGGCATCGGCCGGATCAGCTGGCTCGCCGCCCCCTTCGGCCCCGACGAGATCGCCGTACTCCTCCACGCCGACCGCCGCACCGTCACCGCCGCCATCGAGATCGAGGGCCCCGGCGTCGGCCTCCGCGACAGCGAGGACCAGGAGGCCCTGGTCGACCGGTTCGGCACCCTCCTCAAGCACGTGGCCAACGGCGACGGCTTCGTCACCCGCCTCCAGATGCTCGCCCGCACCCTCCCCGCCGACCCCGACGCCCACGCCAAGGACGTCGCCCAGCGCGGCGACAAGGCGGCCCCCGGCTGGCTCCAGGACTCCTACGACCAGCTCCAGTCCATGGTCTCCACCTCCAGCGAGCAGCACCGCGCCTACCTCGTCGCCTGCATGCACTACAGCCGCGAGCTCGCCGCCGAGGCCAACGCCATCGCCCGCGCCGCCCGCCCCCACGGCGGCCGCAGACTCGACCGCGACGCCGGACTCGCCATCGTCATGGCCCGCGAGCTCACCGACATCTGCGCCCGCCTCGCCGAGGCCGACATCCGGGTACGCCAGCCGCTCGGCCAGAGCCGCCTGGCCTCTCTCGTGCACTCCATGTACGACCCCGACCACCCCATCGACCACATCCAGGCCATGACCAAGCGCAACGCCTGGCCCGCCGAACTGGACGCGGTGGAGCCCACGTTCCTCCAGGCCAAGACCCGCGAGTCCACCACCCGCGCCCCCTGGTGCCACGCCACGGCCTGGGTGAAGGAGTGGCCGATGACCCCCGTCGGCGTCAACTTCCTCGCCCCGCTGCTCGTCCACACCCCCGACGTCATCCGTACGGTCGCCGTCTGCATGGACCTCGAACCCACCGAGGTCGCCATCGAACGCATGCTGACCGAGAAGACCAACGACGACGCCGAGGCCAGCCGCCAGGCCAAGATGAACCGCACCGTCGACCCTCGCGACATCGCCGCCCACGGCCGGCTCGACCAGCGGGGTGAAGACCTCGCCAGCGGCGCCGCCGGGGTCAACCTGGTGGGGTACATCACGGTGTCGTCCCGCTCACCCGAGGCCCTCGCCCGCGACAAGCGGACGATCCGCGCCTCGGCCGGCAAGTCGTATCTCAAGCTGGAGTGGTGCGACCGCGAACACCACCGCGCCTTCGTGAACACGCTCCCGTTCGCCACCGGCATCCGCCGCTGA
- a CDS encoding MarR family winged helix-turn-helix transcriptional regulator: MSESTEEPGPTEPTLDEQIAAYQREFRDLDPQVEQVVSALGRLNRRMNVAYGRQVAALGISNAEWEVLKTLVLSGAPYRLGPGELAKRLGLTPAAMTHRIDRMAGEGLVTRDRDENNRVRVIVELTDVGRTKWLEAMRMASDFEEDLLQDLSGDERGVLGELLVRLLRRVEHAQPDAGGRLTDLD, translated from the coding sequence ATGTCTGAGAGCACCGAGGAGCCCGGCCCCACCGAGCCGACCCTCGACGAACAGATCGCCGCCTACCAGCGCGAGTTCCGCGACCTCGACCCCCAGGTCGAACAGGTCGTCTCCGCGCTGGGCCGCCTGAACCGCCGGATGAACGTCGCGTACGGGAGACAGGTCGCCGCCCTCGGCATCAGCAACGCCGAATGGGAGGTCCTCAAGACCCTCGTCCTGTCGGGCGCCCCCTACCGCCTCGGCCCCGGCGAACTGGCGAAGCGCCTCGGCCTCACCCCGGCCGCCATGACCCACCGCATCGACCGGATGGCCGGCGAGGGCCTGGTCACCCGGGACCGCGACGAGAACAACCGGGTCCGCGTCATCGTCGAGCTGACCGACGTGGGCCGTACGAAGTGGCTGGAGGCGATGCGCATGGCCTCCGACTTCGAGGAGGACCTCCTCCAGGACCTCTCCGGCGACGAACGCGGAGTCCTCGGCGAGCTCCTGGTCCGCCTCCTGCGCCGCGTGGAACACGCCCAGCCGGACGCCGGCGGCCGCCTCACCGACCTGGACTGA
- a CDS encoding phosphatase PAP2 family protein has protein sequence MAGLGLDGSNPDVSLLYDINGLAKAAPTWFDRVMEFVGEYGTMFGLVLVGLWCWWSMRKRGSAEDSVATVAALVWAPLAAALSVVINIPIRGFVERPRPFNDHEGLEVLIHGKTDYSFVSDHSTLAMGLAVGIFVANRKFGFVALGLAFFAGVSRIYMGVHYPTDVIGGFALGTAVALLLAPLAMAMLTPLMAAISRSDRVGWIVRSKKADAAYDEERGDTRSIPEPRPGTGRGNPGEKDLAA, from the coding sequence ATGGCTGGACTCGGACTCGACGGGTCGAACCCGGACGTCAGTCTGCTCTACGACATCAACGGGCTGGCGAAGGCCGCTCCGACCTGGTTCGACCGGGTCATGGAGTTCGTCGGTGAGTACGGGACCATGTTCGGCCTCGTCCTGGTGGGCCTCTGGTGCTGGTGGAGCATGCGCAAGCGCGGGAGCGCCGAGGATTCGGTGGCCACGGTCGCCGCGCTCGTCTGGGCACCGCTCGCCGCCGCGCTCTCCGTCGTGATCAACATCCCGATCCGCGGCTTCGTCGAACGGCCACGCCCGTTCAACGACCACGAGGGGCTTGAGGTCCTGATCCACGGCAAGACGGACTACTCGTTCGTCAGCGACCACTCCACCCTCGCCATGGGCCTCGCCGTCGGCATCTTCGTGGCCAACCGGAAGTTCGGCTTCGTCGCGCTCGGACTCGCGTTCTTCGCGGGTGTCAGCCGGATCTACATGGGCGTCCACTACCCCACCGACGTGATCGGCGGATTCGCCCTCGGCACGGCCGTCGCCCTGCTGCTGGCACCGCTCGCGATGGCCATGCTGACCCCGCTGATGGCGGCCATCTCCCGCTCCGACCGGGTCGGCTGGATCGTCCGGTCGAAGAAGGCGGACGCGGCGTACGACGAGGAGCGCGGGGACACGCGGAGCATCCCCGAGCCCCGGCCGGGCACCGGGCGTGGCAACCCGGGAGAGAAGGACCTCGCCGCCTGA
- a CDS encoding alpha/beta hydrolase has product MSALGSTLTWTKLREVRCAELEEAADGWGRAGNRADAARDRIDTQLVDDLRRTQRGEAARAAVRRLRRLSKNFQYIHTECGLLRTTLNSLAHEVKAQQRVLQGALDDAAALKFTVHPDGSVTYPAAGEGLVDGKPLAGGRASGVPNPDLAGPSGLIAPNPNAAKAQDIADRVARAVRTAADVDWRYAKILRALRAEDGLDVPAATWTDAAGDAAAVRQAASGYLKQGIPHDASPAERKAWWEGLTDEQREEYLAVYPDQIGNLDGIPALVRDAANRDNLQLLMGKLEGRGDEDSVTKLAALREIDRQLQAVRGPGEPPMYLLGIGDQGNGRAIVSYGNPDTSRNVAAYVPGLNTSLDSEFARGDLGRARDLAIASNRHGEPTAAITWLGYDAPQSPDGLGSLAVAGSARAEGGGRAFSGFMGGLAATNENADPHMTAIGHSYGSRTVGAATQQDGGIPGVDDIVFVGSPGVGVDSADELGVGREHVFVGAASNDIVTKLPAKEQFAIGTAEMLFGGPAAAYVFGGLADPGGDDVWFGRDPASESFGARRFEVGDGPPLVGAGGLSIDAHSGYFDPAVDMTSVENMALIATGRSHKIKTEDPR; this is encoded by the coding sequence CTGAGTGCGCTGGGGTCGACGCTGACGTGGACGAAGTTACGTGAGGTGAGGTGCGCCGAGCTGGAGGAGGCGGCCGACGGGTGGGGCAGGGCCGGCAACCGTGCTGACGCCGCCCGGGACCGTATCGACACCCAGCTCGTCGACGACCTGCGCCGGACGCAGAGGGGCGAGGCGGCGCGGGCCGCGGTCAGGCGGTTGCGCCGGCTGTCGAAGAACTTCCAGTACATCCACACGGAGTGCGGACTGCTGCGGACCACGCTGAACAGCCTGGCCCATGAGGTGAAGGCCCAGCAGCGTGTCCTCCAGGGGGCGCTCGACGATGCGGCGGCTCTGAAGTTCACGGTGCACCCGGACGGTTCGGTGACGTATCCGGCGGCGGGCGAGGGCCTGGTCGACGGCAAGCCGTTGGCCGGCGGCAGGGCGTCCGGGGTTCCCAACCCGGACCTGGCCGGTCCCTCCGGGCTCATCGCGCCCAACCCGAACGCGGCGAAGGCCCAGGACATCGCGGACCGGGTGGCGCGGGCGGTGCGCACGGCGGCCGACGTGGACTGGCGGTACGCGAAGATCCTGCGGGCGCTGAGGGCGGAGGACGGCCTGGATGTTCCCGCGGCGACCTGGACGGACGCGGCGGGCGACGCGGCGGCGGTGCGGCAGGCGGCGAGCGGCTACCTGAAGCAGGGGATCCCGCACGACGCGTCTCCGGCCGAGCGGAAGGCGTGGTGGGAGGGGCTGACGGACGAACAGCGCGAGGAGTACCTCGCGGTGTACCCGGACCAGATCGGCAACCTGGACGGGATCCCGGCCCTGGTCCGTGATGCGGCGAACCGCGACAACCTTCAGCTGCTGATGGGGAAGCTGGAGGGGCGGGGCGACGAGGACTCGGTGACGAAACTGGCGGCGTTGCGGGAGATCGACCGGCAGTTGCAGGCGGTGCGGGGGCCTGGGGAGCCGCCGATGTATCTGCTCGGTATCGGGGATCAGGGGAATGGCCGGGCGATTGTTTCGTATGGGAATCCGGATACGTCGAGGAATGTGGCGGCTTATGTTCCGGGCCTCAATACCTCGCTGGACAGTGAGTTTGCCAGGGGCGATCTCGGGCGGGCGCGCGATCTGGCTATCGCCTCCAACCGCCATGGGGAACCCACTGCTGCCATCACTTGGCTCGGATATGACGCACCACAGTCACCGGACGGCCTGGGGTCGCTTGCTGTCGCAGGAAGTGCCCGGGCTGAGGGCGGCGGGCGGGCCTTCAGCGGGTTCATGGGTGGCCTCGCGGCGACCAACGAGAACGCGGATCCGCACATGACAGCCATCGGCCACTCTTACGGATCACGAACCGTGGGTGCGGCGACGCAACAGGACGGCGGTATTCCCGGTGTCGACGACATTGTGTTCGTCGGAAGCCCGGGGGTGGGCGTCGATAGCGCCGATGAACTAGGTGTGGGCAGGGAGCACGTGTTCGTCGGAGCAGCTTCCAATGACATCGTGACCAAGCTTCCGGCGAAGGAACAGTTCGCTATCGGCACGGCTGAAATGCTGTTCGGTGGGCCTGCGGCCGCCTATGTCTTCGGAGGCCTGGCCGACCCGGGGGGTGACGACGTCTGGTTTGGTAGGGATCCGGCCAGCGAGTCGTTCGGGGCGAGGAGATTCGAGGTGGGGGACGGTCCGCCCTTGGTCGGGGCGGGTGGGCTTTCGATCGATGCGCATTCTGGATACTTCGATCCAGCGGTTGATATGACGTCGGTGGAGAACATGGCATTGATCGCTACCGGACGTTCTCACAAGATCAAAACGGAAGATCCGCGTTGA
- a CDS encoding metal-sensitive transcriptional regulator, with protein MTTTETTGAGAGAEPTGIPEAPAAAPATATGAPAALGTEEVVTDHDLGIHGYHHQKEEHLKRLRRIEGQIRGLQRMVDEDVYCIDILTQVSASTKALQSFALQLLEEHLRHCVADAAVKGGEEIDAKVEEATKAIARLLRT; from the coding sequence ATGACCACCACCGAGACCACGGGCGCGGGAGCCGGAGCGGAACCGACGGGGATCCCGGAGGCCCCCGCAGCGGCCCCCGCCACCGCCACCGGTGCGCCCGCTGCCCTCGGAACCGAGGAGGTCGTGACCGACCACGACCTCGGCATCCACGGCTACCACCACCAGAAGGAAGAGCACCTCAAACGGCTGCGCCGGATCGAGGGCCAGATCCGCGGCCTCCAGCGCATGGTCGACGAGGACGTCTACTGCATCGACATACTCACCCAGGTCTCGGCCTCCACCAAGGCTCTGCAGTCCTTCGCCCTCCAGCTGCTGGAGGAGCACCTGCGCCACTGCGTCGCCGACGCGGCGGTCAAGGGCGGCGAGGAGATCGACGCGAAGGTCGAGGAGGCCACGAAGGCGATCGCCCGACTGCTGCGCACGTGA
- a CDS encoding ATP-binding protein yields the protein MRDPLSALSDAFTSFLFGKVETTRLPVRTSTGQAQAVYLPTAAPGLGDSGVIIGREVYSGKGYIYDPFQLYGQQLPAPHWLVLGESGNGKSALEKTYVLRQLRFRDRQVVVLDAQGEDGVGEWNLIAQELGITPIRLDPTAALNGGIRLNPLDPSITTTGQLALLRTIIEVAMGHGLDERSGFALKVAHAYVTATITDRQPVLMDIVEQLRHPKPESAEAMNVDIDDVRAWGLDVALVLDRLVDGDLRGMFDGPTTIGIDLDAPLIVFDLSHIDRNSIAMPILMAIVGVWLEHTWIRPDRKKRIFLVEEAWHIINSPFVAQLFQRLLKFGRRLGLSFVAVVHHLSDVVDGAAAKEAAAILKMASTRTIYAQKSDEARATGRVIGLPRWAVEIIPTLTPGIAVWDVNGNVQVVKHLITEAERPLVFTDRAMTEGSSDDLLPEDIRAAELEAEQRAARIENQQRIDDSSRSTVA from the coding sequence ATGCGAGACCCCCTGTCCGCATTGTCGGATGCCTTCACCTCCTTCCTCTTCGGCAAGGTGGAGACGACCCGCCTCCCCGTCCGTACGTCGACGGGCCAGGCCCAGGCCGTCTACCTCCCCACCGCCGCCCCCGGCCTCGGCGACTCCGGCGTGATCATCGGCCGCGAGGTCTACAGCGGCAAGGGCTACATCTACGACCCCTTCCAGCTGTACGGGCAGCAGCTCCCCGCCCCCCACTGGCTGGTCCTCGGCGAGTCCGGCAACGGCAAGTCGGCGCTGGAGAAGACCTACGTCCTACGCCAGCTCCGCTTCCGCGACCGCCAGGTCGTCGTCCTCGACGCCCAGGGCGAGGACGGCGTCGGCGAGTGGAACCTCATCGCCCAGGAGCTGGGCATCACCCCCATCCGCCTGGACCCGACCGCCGCCCTCAACGGCGGCATCCGCCTCAACCCCCTCGACCCCTCCATCACCACCACCGGCCAGCTCGCCCTCCTCCGTACGATCATCGAAGTCGCCATGGGCCACGGCCTGGACGAGCGTTCCGGCTTCGCGCTGAAGGTCGCCCACGCCTATGTGACCGCGACCATCACCGACCGCCAGCCGGTCCTGATGGACATCGTCGAGCAGTTGCGCCACCCCAAGCCCGAGTCCGCCGAGGCGATGAACGTCGACATAGACGACGTACGGGCCTGGGGCCTGGACGTCGCCCTCGTCCTGGACCGGCTCGTCGACGGCGACCTGCGCGGCATGTTCGACGGCCCGACCACCATCGGCATCGACCTCGACGCGCCCCTCATCGTCTTCGACCTCTCGCACATCGACCGCAACTCGATCGCGATGCCGATCCTGATGGCGATCGTCGGCGTCTGGCTGGAACACACCTGGATCCGGCCCGACCGCAAGAAGCGCATCTTCCTGGTCGAGGAGGCGTGGCACATCATCAACTCCCCCTTCGTCGCTCAGCTCTTCCAGCGCCTGCTGAAGTTCGGGCGCCGGCTCGGCCTCTCCTTCGTCGCCGTCGTCCACCACCTCAGCGACGTCGTGGACGGAGCCGCGGCGAAGGAAGCGGCGGCCATCCTCAAGATGGCCTCCACCCGCACGATCTACGCCCAGAAGTCCGACGAGGCACGCGCCACCGGCCGCGTCATCGGCCTGCCCCGCTGGGCCGTCGAGATCATCCCGACCCTCACCCCGGGCATCGCGGTCTGGGACGTCAACGGCAACGTACAGGTCGTCAAACACTTGATCACCGAAGCCGAACGCCCCCTCGTCTTCACCGACCGCGCCATGACCGAGGGCTCCTCGGACGACCTGCTCCCGGAGGACATCCGCGCCGCGGAGCTGGAGGCGGAGCAACGGGCGGCCCGGATCGAGAACCAGCAGCGTATCGACGACTCGTCCCGGTCCACGGTGGCCTGA
- a CDS encoding GNAT family N-acetyltransferase, giving the protein MDYVMRSVRAEEWPLARQLRLEALKDPAAPVAFLDSYEAAVARPAVFWQERTAAAAEGTDVRQFVVESAAGEWVGTVTVLVERPEDEVRFGEAPAVDQGHLVGVFVRPGVRGAGVADALFRAAVDWAWSLSAPRLERVRLYVHEDNPRAAAFYRRFGFVPSGQRMAVPGGRGEPGGPVECELEYVMERG; this is encoded by the coding sequence ATGGACTATGTGATGCGTTCCGTGCGGGCCGAGGAGTGGCCGCTGGCCAGGCAGCTGCGGCTGGAGGCGTTGAAGGACCCGGCGGCTCCCGTGGCGTTCTTGGATTCGTACGAGGCGGCGGTGGCGCGGCCGGCTGTCTTCTGGCAGGAGCGTACGGCCGCGGCCGCCGAGGGCACGGACGTGCGGCAGTTCGTCGTGGAGTCGGCCGCGGGTGAGTGGGTGGGCACGGTCACCGTGCTGGTGGAGCGTCCGGAGGACGAGGTGCGCTTCGGGGAGGCTCCTGCGGTCGACCAGGGGCACCTGGTCGGCGTCTTCGTCCGGCCGGGGGTGCGGGGGGCCGGGGTGGCCGACGCCTTGTTCCGGGCGGCCGTCGACTGGGCGTGGTCGCTGTCCGCGCCCCGGCTGGAGCGGGTGCGCCTGTATGTGCACGAGGACAACCCGCGCGCGGCGGCGTTCTACCGGCGGTTCGGGTTCGTACCGTCGGGGCAGCGGATGGCGGTGCCGGGTGGGCGGGGCGAACCGGGCGGGCCGGTCGAGTGTGAGCTGGAGTATGTGATGGAGCGGGGGTAG
- a CDS encoding NlpC/P60 family protein, translating to MAAAFMALLLVGTYSAAAGLAGAGGGGAVALAKGAVPARFQPLVQKWGNLCPAINPALLAAQLYQESGWNPRAQSPAAAQGIAQFIPGTWATHGIDGNGDGKRDVWDPADAIPSAASYDCEIAGYVKKVPGDPTNNMLAAYNAGAYAVIKYGGVPPYKETQNYVKIIRSLEKSFARPVGRVAPSRQAAGAIYFAQKKLGTPYLWGGNGTPEQQGRFDCSGLTQAAYRTVGIELPRVANDQYNAGPHPSRDELLPGDLVFFSDDLTNSRAIRHVGLYVGGGYMINAPFTGAVIRFDKIDTPDYFGATRVTKDGAAALPTDLPAR from the coding sequence ATGGCGGCGGCCTTCATGGCGCTGCTCCTCGTCGGTACGTACTCGGCCGCCGCCGGTCTGGCCGGGGCGGGTGGCGGTGGTGCCGTCGCGCTGGCCAAGGGGGCGGTGCCGGCGCGGTTCCAGCCGCTGGTCCAGAAGTGGGGCAACCTCTGTCCCGCCATCAACCCGGCGCTGCTGGCCGCGCAGTTGTACCAGGAGAGCGGCTGGAATCCGAGAGCGCAGAGCCCTGCCGCCGCGCAGGGCATCGCGCAGTTCATCCCGGGCACCTGGGCCACGCACGGCATCGACGGCAACGGGGACGGCAAGCGGGACGTGTGGGACCCGGCCGACGCGATCCCCTCGGCCGCCTCGTACGACTGCGAGATCGCCGGGTACGTCAAGAAGGTGCCGGGCGATCCGACGAACAACATGCTGGCCGCGTACAACGCCGGTGCCTACGCGGTCATCAAGTACGGCGGCGTGCCTCCCTATAAGGAGACGCAGAACTACGTAAAGATCATCCGTTCGCTGGAGAAGAGCTTCGCCCGGCCCGTCGGGCGTGTCGCCCCCTCCCGGCAGGCGGCCGGGGCCATCTACTTCGCGCAGAAGAAGCTCGGCACGCCGTATCTGTGGGGCGGCAACGGGACGCCCGAGCAGCAGGGGCGGTTCGACTGTTCGGGGCTGACCCAGGCCGCGTACCGGACGGTGGGCATCGAACTGCCGCGCGTCGCCAACGACCAGTACAACGCGGGGCCGCACCCCTCGCGGGACGAGCTGCTCCCGGGGGATCTGGTGTTCTTCTCCGACGATCTGACCAACTCGCGGGCCATCCGGCATGTCGGGCTGTACGTCGGGGGCGGATATATGATCAACGCCCCCTTCACGGGAGCGGTCATCCGGTTCGACAAGATCGATACGCCGGACTACTTCGGTGCGACTCGGGTCACCAAGGACGGTGCCGCGGCTCTGCCGACGGATCTGCCGGCGAGGTGA
- a CDS encoding alpha/beta hydrolase produces MPRSLQAVLVLVQLLFVATLVGAVGALSTASSVDALDGHLLGLLLYASLPGVSAFVLSLYVRTGGVGVWRGLFAVQAWFVLGALAELGGGAGAQGVARVAVPVAVVVLLARPESRRWFRLGAGERVGQRSFSLARMVRSRRDGGQSALEYLGLVLVVVALVGAMMATGIGQQLTSEMRAAICSLNGGSCSAHGGDVIAGPGGSRGSGDGQSGAGTAGADSGGESRGAGGAGGGSGGGSAGGAAGGEAASSTTSGGTTGGDSSTSGGALGSDPAPSSPVDAGRPGRPTPSAPTFLDGLLGDGLGRDLQGVTDAVFRPGESARRIADQWARDSQGARDTWGRGDYVGAVWEWNKAVGGGGIGLGLPGGGARVDQRVREDERRYLDARIPRNATPQQRKAWWDGLSPEERERYIELVPERIGKLDGIPVAARDAANRKNLPALIEELEGVDTDKARKQLAGLREIDRQLKENGQPPMFLIGIGDEGNGRAIVSFGNPDASRHVSAYVPGLNTSLDEEFAKNDLGRARDTAIGAQGYDESTASIVWLGYDAPQLPDSDGVAGYFAVMGTARAEKGGVAYRDFMGGIAATNQNDDPHLTAIGHSYGSRTVGAAAAVPGGIPGVDDIILVGSPGVGVNHAVDLGVGSEHVFVGAAANDPVTKLPSRTQVVVGGVGLIVGGPGAAYLAGDLADPGDDDLWFGKDPASKAFGARRFPVADGPPLVSGGGLSLDAHSNYFSPERDAVSADSIALIVSGNADRLKMEEPK; encoded by the coding sequence ATGCCCCGGTCGTTGCAGGCGGTTCTGGTCCTCGTTCAGCTGCTGTTCGTGGCCACGCTCGTGGGTGCGGTCGGTGCTCTCTCCACGGCCTCCTCGGTGGACGCCTTGGACGGGCATCTGCTCGGGTTGCTGCTCTACGCCTCCTTACCCGGCGTCAGCGCCTTCGTGCTGTCCCTGTACGTCCGTACCGGCGGCGTCGGCGTCTGGCGCGGGCTCTTCGCCGTGCAGGCGTGGTTCGTCCTCGGTGCGCTCGCCGAGTTGGGTGGTGGGGCCGGGGCGCAAGGGGTTGCGCGGGTGGCGGTTCCGGTCGCTGTCGTCGTGTTGCTCGCGCGGCCGGAGAGCCGGCGGTGGTTCCGGCTCGGGGCTGGTGAACGGGTCGGGCAGCGGTCGTTCAGCCTGGCCCGGATGGTGAGGTCGCGCCGTGACGGTGGGCAGAGCGCGCTGGAGTACCTCGGGCTCGTGCTGGTGGTCGTCGCCCTCGTCGGCGCGATGATGGCCACCGGGATCGGGCAGCAGCTCACCTCCGAGATGCGCGCTGCCATCTGCTCCCTGAACGGTGGTTCGTGCTCCGCGCACGGTGGAGACGTCATCGCCGGTCCGGGCGGAAGCAGGGGCTCCGGTGATGGCCAATCCGGTGCCGGTACCGCCGGTGCCGATTCCGGTGGAGAGAGCCGTGGTGCGGGAGGCGCCGGTGGCGGTTCCGGGGGCGGCAGTGCCGGTGGTGCCGCCGGAGGTGAGGCCGCCTCCTCGACCACCTCCGGAGGCACCACCGGAGGCGACTCCTCCACCTCCGGCGGAGCCCTCGGGTCAGACCCCGCCCCTTCCTCTCCGGTCGACGCGGGTAGACCCGGTCGGCCCACCCCCTCCGCCCCCACCTTCCTCGACGGACTCCTCGGTGACGGCCTCGGGCGGGATCTCCAGGGCGTCACCGACGCCGTGTTCCGGCCGGGGGAGAGCGCGCGCCGCATCGCTGATCAGTGGGCGCGGGATTCTCAGGGCGCGCGTGACACATGGGGGCGCGGCGACTACGTCGGTGCCGTCTGGGAGTGGAACAAGGCCGTCGGTGGCGGCGGGATCGGGCTCGGGCTTCCTGGGGGCGGGGCGCGGGTCGACCAGCGGGTGCGGGAGGACGAGCGGCGGTATCTCGACGCGCGGATCCCCCGGAACGCCACCCCGCAGCAGCGGAAGGCCTGGTGGGACGGGCTCAGCCCCGAGGAGCGCGAGCGGTACATCGAGCTCGTCCCGGAGCGGATCGGGAAACTCGACGGCATCCCCGTCGCCGCCCGCGACGCCGCCAACCGCAAGAACCTCCCCGCGCTCATCGAGGAGCTGGAGGGCGTCGACACCGACAAGGCCCGCAAGCAGCTCGCCGGGCTCCGGGAGATCGACCGGCAGCTCAAGGAGAACGGGCAGCCGCCCATGTTTCTCATCGGGATCGGTGATGAGGGGAACGGGCGCGCCATCGTGTCGTTCGGGAACCCGGACGCCTCCCGGCACGTGTCGGCGTACGTCCCAGGGCTCAACACCTCGCTCGACGAGGAGTTCGCCAAGAACGACCTCGGGCGGGCCCGGGACACCGCCATCGGGGCCCAGGGGTACGACGAGTCCACCGCCTCCATCGTCTGGCTCGGTTACGACGCCCCGCAGCTGCCGGACAGTGACGGGGTTGCCGGGTACTTCGCCGTGATGGGGACGGCCCGGGCCGAGAAGGGTGGGGTCGCCTACCGCGATTTCATGGGCGGGATCGCCGCGACCAACCAGAACGACGACCCCCACCTCACCGCCATCGGGCACTCCTACGGATCGAGGACGGTCGGTGCCGCGGCCGCCGTGCCGGGCGGGATACCCGGCGTCGACGACATCATCCTCGTCGGCAGCCCCGGGGTCGGGGTGAACCATGCCGTGGACCTCGGCGTCGGCAGCGAGCACGTCTTCGTGGGAGCCGCCGCCAACGACCCGGTGACCAAGCTGCCCTCCAGGACCCAGGTCGTCGTCGGCGGGGTCGGGCTGATCGTGGGCGGGCCCGGTGCGGCCTATCTCGCGGGGGATCTCGCCGATCCGGGCGACGACGACCTCTGGTTCGGGAAGGATCCGGCGAGCAAGGCGTTCGGCGCGCGGCGCTTTCCGGTGGCCGACGGGCCGCCTCTGGTCAGCGGGGGCGGTCTGAGCCTGGACGCGCACTCGAACTACTTCAGTCCCGAACGTGACGCCGTCTCCGCGGACAGCATCGCCCTGATCGTGTCGGGGAACGCCGACCGGCTCAAGATGGAGGAACCGAAGTGA